A stretch of DNA from Solea solea chromosome 20, fSolSol10.1, whole genome shotgun sequence:
ctggcgaagTTCCAAGttagctgagccaatactatgcATGACgacgtcagactgccggccactgatcgGTCAGAGAGTATTGTCAGGGGAAGCAGCAAGAGCAAGACGtccggcacaagaatcaaaccgaacaatgccgaactgtagatcagttaaaaatcctgaaaacatgctttaatctccaacatttaacatggaaatgtctaaaacctcatggtttaacagaggagtctgatgtatttagcgacagcactgctgaaagccagccATCTTAAGCagcgagccgcatcacaaacccatgccactgtatttcagttcagtgactgtgtcagacagagtatGAGCTCCGGTCACGCAGGGAGTACTGAActcatctttttaattaactgattctaataatTCAGTTACAAtgaaaactgctttacaagtcactagtcactagtttgtgtgtgtcgtttATAgaccacattgaggaggtactatattgtaaccGAAACACAACCAAACCGCATAGAGCCGAGGTGGTaacatgtagtggaaaagtgccattagatTCATTGTCAGAACCCTGAAACTGAGAGAAACCTGTCAAACTCATCACACCAGATGATCCAAATATTCTAGATGAGTGACGGCCATCAAGAGTATGGAGCTATTTTGCACGAATTTCCTTCAAAGAATTTTAcagacagcagctttaaatgactCAGCATGGGAAGGCTTTTGTTGTGAAGCCACAGGAAGTGTGTCCACACCAAGTGTCAACACAACAATAATCAACAGTAATTTCCTGCCGTTTTTCATCAgtagattgttttgttttaaatctttgaTTAAATTAAGAGTATGTTTAACTGTAAAGCTGGCATAATGATTGTGTCATGAAACAAACAGTGCAGTTCTTTCCAGTAAACAATCTAAAAGGATTGCAGCTTTGTAAGGGgttctgtgtgagtgtgctcCTTTGTTGTGATGTCAGTCTTTTTCTGATCACTTTTTCTTGACGACTGTCACCACCAGCGCGGCCTGGGAGGAGGAGCTACAGTGGGCGGGGCCACTTCAAAAACGGCCTCCTGCCCGACTGACGAGCAGATGAAGTAGAAGTTGGCGCCCAGCATGACCAGTATGGGGAAGAAGGAGAAGCCGAAGCCGAAGCCTCTGACGCTGCTGcccagagagaggcagagccAGTAGATCAGCCTGCAGCACAGGGAAGACAagatcatgacatgagacaaatgTACCGAcgcatttcattcattcataatcagCATGATTCATTTTACAACAATGACAGAAGATTTAATGACATCAgaccaacatttttcaacattcttcatgttctctatcattattttattctaGTGCTTCATTTATCGGAGGATTAATGATTATTTAgtttcttactttctttttccctcttaaTATATTAGAAACTGTTATTTTTTCAGAGCCTGTTTGTAACTTTCTACTTGATATTGTTAGTGATGCAattattgaaatgaaataaagtttcaatCAAAGATTCTATAACATTCCGCTTCATAAATGTGTCGTCTCAAAGTGTGCactatttaacatttttaagataaaatacaaatgcagtGGTGAATAAATCCTTATTGGACCTGCAAacaagtttaaaacaaaaactgacatATATCATGTatgacaaagtcacagcaggaaATATCAGCAGACAAGttacacaaaaaactaaacattcaCCTCCACTCTCACATATGAAGTAGTTTTAATAACGTGGTTAGTGAGGGTTTCATCACTCATGGATTCACTCAGTGTAATAAAAGTCGTGCCCAGCAGTGGAATATCTGTTTATTTCACACATGCTGATAAACCTGTAAAATGTACCATTTAGAATAATAAATAGCAACCTGGCACTTATTCATTTAAACATGGACCAGGGATTTCAAAAGTATGGGACGTGGCCTTCTACTGGGCCATGAAGGAAGTGTTTGGGCCACGAGGACAATAAAAATTAATAATCATTGATCAATAATCTTTACATTTTACTTCAAATATTCTATTAATTCATTGACTCAAAGactaaaatattaatgttataaatgtattttgcgGGGGTGTCAGTATTTTAATTAAGTACAGTGTTCATGTTTGGCAATGGCTGCCACTGTTAACACAGACtgttaatacagtatataatggaAAAAGTCTCAGAATCCAGAAAGTAAAGCCAGTGCAGATGTGCCAAAGaactgtattctcttgaatgatCATCAGGGGGCGACTTGTGGTAAATAAATATAGTTGTCTTGAGCTTTTCAGTAGGAAATATATTGATTTTTGGTGACCTCTATCAGGTGATTTTCCTACATAAAGTGTTTGGTAGTGGTCAGATGACTGATCTGTGTTCCTGCTGAGAGATAAAGCCAGATGACAATAAACTGTCCTGTAACATGAAAGGTATTTGGATTAGGAAAATCTGATTATCACCTGGAAGTGTGACTGATTTAATCAACCCGGTCTTTCCTGTCCCTCTGAGGGCATATGATGCTCAGTATACACTGAATGATTTTGGGCTGATCTGGGCAAAAGATGGCCGATATGAAACAATCATGGCATGTTTTTTGGTTGTGGATCCTGAACTGTTAGAGGTTCAACTCATGTACAATGATCACCAGCTAAAATTAAATCATTGACGTTTTACCTGCCTAAGGAAGATTGGGCAATAAACTGTGAtagattaaaaacataaattgaCAGGATTTACTCTCAGACTTCATAAACATCAAATCCCTCACTCACTGCTTTACTTGGACTCAATCTAAGAGAACCGTACAGGCGAGGATTTTGTAGGCTATTTTTTGGAAAAACGGGTCCCAGATagagaaaaaaatctcataacaaaactcttcttctctctcttctccatctttgtcatcatcttcttcctcatcttcttcctcttgtggGGTTTGTACACAGCATGCGTGCTCCACATCTCCTTCTGTTTTTTGGTTATTTCTGtggttacagcgccacatacagacCTGGCGTGTACACTACAGCATTTagagttgtttgtgtgtatgaagactTGAAATGATGCCATGTTTATTGAGGATTTTTTAAgaacgaaaaagaaaaaacgttCATATAGGATTATTTGTGTTTGCGTGTGGTTGAGTGTGACAGAAGACATCCCTACCTGCCGAAAACAAATATGATGGTCAGCAGTGGCACCAGCTTGACCAGCTCCTGGCTGATGTAGGTTGCCATGACTGCGAGCTGCAGGAAGTAGAAAAGGAAGAGTACCAGCGATTCGTTGACGTAGTGCCAGTGCACGGCGACCTCTTTGTTCAGCACTGAATTCTGATAGAGCGGCTTGAGCTCGTTGAATCGCAGCCGGGCCAGACCCTGCACCAGTACACCTGCAGAGACACGAGGGAGCATCGTTAACCTACGCTGATCTGTTCAAACACAACTGTAACAGcgaaaaatgatgatgtcttaCCCAGTAGGATTGGGAGGATGGCGAAGAAGGAGCAGCGTAGTGTGTAAATCACCCTGAGGGGGGTGCTCTGCAGCTTCGGAGAGTCAAAGGGAAGGAGTTCGTAACCTCCCCAAACGAGGAGAGGGAAGAGGACCCCTGCGGCCACCAGCGACAGAATCAGCCCCAGTTTTCCAACAGAACCATGATCACACAggtctgaggggaaaaaagcagccgttTTTACACCTGCGTCAAGCTCAGTGAGTGAGGCAACATGATTCACCTCAACCGGAGTGTTTTTATCTGATTAAGCAGGAATGATTACACTTTGCCAGAGGGCTATAAGGGCATTTAGTAACTGACTGCAGTTTGACCTGTTGGGATTTAACTACAATCAGCAATCTGACACGTTATATTCTGACACACTGAATTCAAAAACACTGTCCCACTCCAAGGCCTCCTACCACTGCTGCTAACCAGTTGCAATAAGCCTTTATCCTGTGGAACTGCTGAGTGTCCGTGTTTATTTTAAGCAGTacaatccacttctgaaactttcacTATGTCTTCTCCCCTTCAGCGATGTAGAAGGTAAGAGAGCAACAGTGATGCAGAGAGCGACAGTATCTGCTGAGCACTGAGACGTGAATCAAAGACACTTGAGTTGTTTTTCCCTCATCATTTCTAAAGcttaaaaacaagctgctggaagtaaaaacacacacaaactgagctGTTTGGAGCTTTGGAGGAGACACGcttcctcacacactcacattcatgctttcacacacatacagcacttTCATGCATCATGGTTCCTGTTTGGGCTGTAGATCCATTCAGAACTGTCATGCTTTTAGAAAACCAGCCTGGGTTGACACCAGATAAGCAAAACCAAAGTGCTGCCCCCTACACCATCAACAGCAGCTTTGCTTTGCTcaacacacagtgtgagtggaaataaacacaacaattcTGTTAGTTCAGAAAATTGTCTGGAAACCACAGTATGTTCACTTTGCCATTTTCACTTGTATATTGTCCTTGCTTCTTCCTCCTGTATGCAGCTCACATTGACACACCCACTGGTGACGGAACGGTCGGCAAGGAAAAAGAAAGTATTATTTGGTTCCTGCTCAGCACCGTCTTTTCAGATTCCTAAACGATGTATGTTCAGTGTGAATGCACAACCTGCACAAAATGTAGTTGAAAAGGTTGTCTGCAGGGGGGATCACGACTATGAGTACAAGATATTATCTTCAGGAGTTAGGTGGACAGGACTTGCTTTATGTAGGTTTTCAATTTCAGTTGGCTAGAGCTGAATatactatgacctggatgatgGAGAACCTCCACAGACATGCTTAAGCCATGTTTCAACCTGTTCCAACCTGTTGTGTCTTCACCTTTCCTCCATCAGTCAAACACAACACTTCTGCACTGAAAGAGCTATGGAGCTGATCGGCTTACTCGCATgtatgtgaactcatttgacagaaGGTTTAAGGCaaaggacatttgtttatatttaaaggttacGTACTACTGCTTTAAATATGTGGTATTACACATGTCCTGAAATTATCTGGAACATTCTAGAGGCCCAGTTTGTGTCATCTACTCACAGTACTTGTCATCCTCCTGGGTCCACTCTGGGTAGTACTGCACCACAGAGTCGGGCTCCATCTGCGGCTCCTTCTCTGGGTCCTTCTCGATGTAGAGATGACTCTCCTCCTCAAAGAGCTTTTTGCTCGACCGACGCACAATTGTGACTTTTGGAGTGAATCCCAGAGCAGGTTTCTCTAACATCCACTGTGactcgtcgtcttcttcttcatcatccccctcatcttcatcatctgcCTGGGAGCCGTCCCCTTTATCGTCCCGCTGCACCTCGATCTCATCATCCCTccacctctctccctctggcATGCTCTCCCTCCACTTGTCCTTGCTCTTTCGGTCACTCGCCGGGCTCTGTCTCTCAGACAGGTCTTGGCTTCCTCCGCTGATGCCAGTGTCCTTCTCTTCAGGCTCTGAGGTTCCTTTTTCTGACCACACTGCATCACTGCTGTCAGCCTGAGGCCACTTATCTTTGTCTCCGGGCCATGGCAACGTGCTCGGCTCCAGGAGAGCAGAGCTGGTCAtcgtctcctcttcttcctcgtcctcttcttcctctacaTTTTCCTCCTCATCTGATATCTTGGGTCTGTCCTCACATTGTGGGTTTTTTCTTCCGCATTCCGCAGGTGGAACATCAGGTGATAAAGCCACGTCTACAATTAGGTCTGAGATTATTCCACCCAGGCCAGACATTCTTTTaacactttttctttgtctttatatCCTGTTAGTAGCTGGCGCTCTGTCAAGAGTCTGACTGTTAGTAAAGCTTTGTCCGCTTGCTCAAAGTCATGTTTGTTGATTTCTctgtgagagggaaaaaaaaacaaataacatcaaTTTACAACCtgtaaaaaaagggggggaatcAAAGTTCACTGTCAATGATGGGCGTGTTGGCATGTGTGAGTTATACTGCCCTCACATGAGCTTACAGAGCTGTCAGTCCTGTTTGAGATTTGTTACAAAATCAGGAaaatcacacttaaaaaaagagaatagaGGTGCAACCTCAAAGTATCGGACTGTGAAGAATGGCAAATATAATGTAGAATCCAGTAAATTTATAAGAAAGTTAaggatattattttattattataataaatactactactactactactactactactactactactactactactactaccaccaaggAGTGGAGCTGAGCACTGCTCAATGACTCACAGAATAATTACAATAGCAATATCAACGAGTGCAATATCCATTCATTCTGCAAGACactgcaattattattataaacaataTACGGAGACTTCTGGTTTCCTTAGTGAAGTCAATTAAGAACTATGGTCTGTTCGAATTGAAATCTATGGGAAAATCAGTCCACTACTTACTTGATTTTTAAgtcagaaaacattttcctgaggagttaatggtctcaatcactaatTTCAGGTGTTATTCAATAGAtttcaataaaatgttgttAATAGATGATAAAGTCTGGCATATAGTGGGGACTTGTGTGACCCACAGTTGGTATTTGCCTCTTAACTTCTAtttgcaaaacatcaacatggtGTGATTCTAGAGGCTGAATGTCACGACCAGCAAACAAGTattgtgattaaatatttacaggAATTCACTGGCCCTAAATCTTACTATTCCGATacgaaaatgttttgtttgttaacaggctcacaaaaatgtaaaatcacaaTTATTGGATTATACCTTTTGTGAAAATGATCAGTTGTATCACAGttgcaatatctgtcaaaaataTTGACTATAGGATTGTTTATGTTATTCTTATACAGATAACAACACAGAGGGAAACTGAGCAACATTGGGGAGGTTTGTGCTAGTTTTGATTATCATGTctaaataatttaaatacatattaaagttattaaaaagatACAATAAACAAAACTCTGAAACATAATTGAGgttctttaaataaaagtccTACAGCTTTTGTCTACACAGTCATAAATGTACAGAATGTTTTACCCTGAAAAACATACAACAACAGAGAGACATGACAAACACATCTCATCCCTACTTTGTTTTGCTGTATCTGTGAGGATCTGTCTAGACAATAATTAACACACAGCACTGATAAACTAACTACTCCTTTATTATACCGATCAGCTACAAAGTGAGGAACAGCTAAATAAACATGGCTGCATTCCTGCTCTCtgtacacacacgcgcgcagcTGCCTGGACTTTGCCTGTCAGATACTCACATGCTGTACAACACATGGACACTACAGCAACTACATGTCTTTATGATCAAGTCAAGTTTAATTAGGCTGTCGAGACATGTTttaaacaaaggtttttttttacagtaagtGAGCTATTCTTATTTTCTAGGTGCCATACATTAAAATTAAGCCAGTTTACCCAGTTTTTAAGTGTTACTGTGaggcatttaaaacaaaatataaatgattcaaaGACTTCTATCTATAGCTGTATCTATGGTTATGATATAATTGGACAATAAGACAAAATAtgcttatttcattttcaacttCTTCCAGATAAGACACCTGGAATTTTCTATTTTTGCATCTTTATACCTGCcatgaaaaacattaaaagcaaaTATATGATGTGAGTCAAAGTGTGTCTTCACAGTgcataaacattatattaaGCCTTTGTTACACTGATACTGAAGAAAGGCATATGGCTATTAGGGCTGCATTAATTAATCAGTtaataaagtttgttttcagcttctaaaatgtgaatgtgtgctggtttatttgctccatataacaaataaatcatgaaaactgaTTAGTTTTAGTCTGTGAACAAAATAATTATCATTTCGAGGTTTGAGAAGACACTTTTTCGATCATTTAATGACATTCTGAAGACGAAGTGATGCATCTTTTCCCTCATTGTTTTCCTCATGTCTCCTGTGTGAGATGTTGCCCCACACATGTTTTTCACTTCAAAGAACACAGGAACTTTCAGTGTGAGCAGctccagagaaaacacattgAATTGGTTTTACTGAGTTTAAAATAGGCTTGTGTGTATTTCacctgcacacactcacacacacacacacacaatgttgttgtgttaaaGTCGAACTCAGCTGTTTGCCTTCTTTAGCTGTTTCGGCCTGGTTCACAGCACAGACATGTAGTTTCAGCCGAACACCTGAGACTATTTTGACAAATTTTCTCCTCAAGAGCGAGTTTTCACAGTAAACGCACCTTAGTATCGTTAAAGTTTGACGTACCTGTGTCTTTTATTCGCTCACATCGCTGAGGACAAATCGTTTACAGGAGGTAAAGACACTAGTTCAGTTGTTTCTCTCCATgttaagaggggaaaaaaaaacttacctAGCAGGTGTGACCAGGTCCACAATCCACTCTCTACGCAGAGACCAGGAGGCGGTGGAGAGGTCTCACTCTGCGGCAAATTCCACGTACCAAGTGAAGAAACGTCAACCGAAAGACTGTCACACTCAACGTCACTACATCCTTGTTGCTGCGTAGcaaacttgtttgttttgcatcaaCAAAAAATCTGTTTGAGCTGCCCTCgagttcactgtcactttaaataaaCGTGACGAAACCACACCCTCATGTCCAGGTAGGCAGTCGGGCATCACTACGAAGGAAGAGCACAAGTTGCTACTAATGATGTGGTCATTCATACTTTCTCTCCCTTCACGTTCAGCTGTTGTTTacgtatactgtatgtgtagaGTAAAATACATAAGTCAAAATAAACAACTTGAAAATAATTGCTATTAATTAGTGGTAACTCTTCGACTTCTTTACATGGTTTAATTTAAAAGTGTGCAAGCAAATTAGTAGTTAGTGCTTTTCACTTCATCTTAAGTTACAAAATTACCTTATTGttgaacaaaattaaaataataatgaataaaaaacttGAACCACACTAAGCTACTAGATTATTTTTAAGATAAATTTCAGTACATGGGGAAATAATTGTAGTTAATTCTACATGGACATCGCAGTTATTCCTGGTGTTCCACAAGGGTCTGTGTTTGAACACATCTATTCACATCATGCATCCAAACATCCATCTACACATTttataccactttatcctcaagGGTCACAGCAAGAGCAGGAGTTAATCCCAGCTGAGCAGAGTGAAACAAAGGGTTCACCATGGACAGCtggtcagtccatcacagggatgaacaaccattcagtcCCAcaggccaagaggaaaggaattgagCTTGTAAGTGGAAGGTTGCCAGTTTAAATCCCATGAAGAACTGGGTTGGGCAAAGCTGTCCACTGCTCCTGGATTGTGTGTTCATAAGGACGGGAACTGTCAACCTTCATAATGTAAGGCAAAAAAGCTTGCGGTGGTCACCCCGTACATGTTATTAACACTCCATTCACATGATATCAATGGTTTATATTAAGGGGTAGTTCATGTTTTCCTGAAGTGGGGATGCACATGGTACTTTTGCAGAGTCTGTTTTGCGGCCTGGTTGGATACAGGGAGAAAGGAAACCTGGAACACAATTCATGCattatttttctgtgacatatGATTTATAGAAGGCCCAACAGAACAATAAAACCATTCTCACTGTATGCTCTCAACTGTTTCtgcttgatgtttttttttccttacggTCACTGTTGCCAAGTGCTAACTCAGTAGGGTGGAATGTTCACTTTGACAATCATATCTTatcaacatgaaaataaatagatacatAAAAGCAATAGTTGTAACTGCTTTGCATGAGAAAACTACACTGAATAGACAACTCTTTGTATGAACCTTTATCTAGGACTACGTAAAAATGTAAGAATTAACACGCCGTTACAGAAACCTATACACAAAGCAGGTGTGAATGCATTTTTCTGGGTATAATTTATCTACACATATATGCAAAAACTCAGGTGGTTGGCTCAGGTTTATGGGTATAGTAACACAAAAGTACATGCTTCcagagaaataaatgttttttgttttgacgAGTACAGTTTTCCATTTTGTAGTGATTCATCTGCCAGAACACATACAACCTCTGACTTTGCTTGAACTCAGGTGAATAGTGCATTAGTCATAGGGTGGAGCTGCTGCCCACAAACTGTGTGATTAACAGCTCATGTCTGCCTGTGGATGTACACACTTCATTAACTCATGTAAACTGTCTGGAagtaaataaaagcagaatttaaatcacaatctacagaaataaaaacaacatcacaccacactgaaaaacaaaacagcaagatcgacattttatttcaagaccatATACTCACAAATTGTTGGAATCTTGCTCAAAACACACTAAATGCAAATATgtccatttaaaatgatttgactTGACAACGTCAGATCAATTTTCACTGTGAACCATGAGACTATTACTCATCCTCGTCTCAAATCATCTTCCATAACtggacacacagaaaacacaatttggCAATCGTTTGACTCAAATCATGACAGTGTAACATCAACAATCATGATGTACGGGACagacaaaaactttttttctttttttacacaaggTGCTCAATAACAAGTAATGTTTGTGAAATCAAGCTCATGAAAGTCCCGAGTAATAAAAAAG
This window harbors:
- the LOC131447728 gene encoding transmembrane protein 79-like; the encoded protein is MSGLGGIISDLIVDVALSPDVPPAECGRKNPQCEDRPKISDEEENVEEEEDEEEEETMTSSALLEPSTLPWPGDKDKWPQADSSDAVWSEKGTSEPEEKDTGISGGSQDLSERQSPASDRKSKDKWRESMPEGERWRDDEIEVQRDDKGDGSQADDEDEGDDEEEDDESQWMLEKPALGFTPKVTIVRRSSKKLFEEESHLYIEKDPEKEPQMEPDSVVQYYPEWTQEDDKYYLCDHGSVGKLGLILSLVAAGVLFPLLVWGGYELLPFDSPKLQSTPLRVIYTLRCSFFAILPILLGVLVQGLARLRFNELKPLYQNSVLNKEVAVHWHYVNESLVLFLFYFLQLAVMATYISQELVKLVPLLTIIFVFGRLIYWLCLSLGSSVRGFGFGFSFFPILVMLGANFYFICSSVGQEAVFEVAPPTVAPPPRPRWW